In Candidatus Zixiibacteriota bacterium, one DNA window encodes the following:
- a CDS encoding type II secretion system F family protein: MPVFEYKGKTVSGREVQGERKAKNRAELERFLRSNKILANKISKKPSQIQIKIGTGIKKIDISRFTRQFATMIGAGLPMVQCLEILENQLESAEFRKIASKIKESVQAGSTLSEALAKHKKVFDDLYVNMVEAGEIGGALDTILVRLALYREKADKLARQVKGAMVYPVVVGVVAGGVTFAMLTFIVPVFAKMFSGLGAELPAPTQMVLNLSGFLRSNILTMIVAAIAALVGFKFALRNPNFNLAFDKFKLRMPLLGDLIRKSSISRFTRTLSTLLSSGVSILDALEITAKTSGNLVIQHAIRKSMLSIAEGETITAPLKESGVFPPMVTQMISVGEKTGGLDDMLSKIADFYDEEVDAAVAALTSVIEPIIIVFMGAVIGGILIAMYLPMFDIIGKIS; encoded by the coding sequence GTGCCAGTTTTTGAATATAAAGGAAAAACAGTTAGCGGACGCGAGGTTCAGGGCGAAAGAAAAGCGAAAAACCGAGCTGAACTTGAAAGATTTTTAAGATCAAATAAAATCTTAGCCAATAAGATTTCAAAAAAACCATCGCAAATTCAGATTAAAATCGGTACCGGTATCAAAAAAATTGATATTTCTCGCTTTACCCGACAATTTGCAACGATGATTGGAGCCGGTTTGCCGATGGTTCAATGCTTGGAAATCCTGGAAAACCAGCTTGAATCGGCAGAATTTAGAAAAATTGCCAGTAAAATTAAGGAGTCCGTCCAAGCCGGTTCGACATTATCCGAAGCGTTGGCAAAGCATAAAAAGGTGTTTGATGACCTTTATGTGAACATGGTCGAGGCTGGCGAGATTGGCGGCGCATTAGATACAATTCTCGTAAGATTGGCGTTATACCGTGAAAAAGCAGATAAGCTGGCGCGTCAAGTTAAAGGGGCGATGGTTTATCCTGTTGTTGTAGGTGTAGTCGCTGGCGGCGTTACATTTGCCATGCTGACTTTTATTGTGCCTGTTTTTGCCAAAATGTTCAGTGGATTAGGAGCCGAATTGCCTGCGCCTACTCAAATGGTATTAAATCTCTCCGGGTTTCTCAGGTCAAATATTCTTACAATGATAGTAGCGGCAATTGCCGCTTTGGTTGGCTTCAAATTCGCTCTTAGGAATCCGAATTTCAATCTGGCGTTTGATAAATTTAAACTTCGAATGCCTCTCTTGGGCGACCTTATTAGAAAAAGTTCAATATCCCGCTTTACCAGAACCCTAAGTACACTGTTGTCATCGGGAGTTTCAATTTTGGATGCTCTTGAGATTACCGCAAAAACCTCAGGCAACCTCGTTATTCAACACGCTATACGAAAATCAATGCTTTCGATTGCTGAGGGTGAAACAATTACCGCTCCTCTTAAAGAATCGGGGGTTTTTCCGCCTATGGTTACTCAGATGATATCAGTTGGCGAAAAGACCGGCGGCTTGGATGATATGCTGTCGAAAATCGCAGATTTTTATGATGAGGAAGTTGATGCGGCGGTAGCGGCTCTTACGTCGGTTATTGAACCTATTATCATTGTTTTTATGGGCGCTGTAATTGGCGGCATTCTAATTGCCATGTATCTGCCGATGTTTGATATTATCGGAAAGATTTCATAA
- a CDS encoding roadblock/LC7 domain-containing protein produces MTQENQVLYEEEIEQIDRVLTRLIKEAEAKCALMVDKDGHLITRQGFTHTLDTTALAALLAGSFASTKEIARLVGEPEFSVLFHQGKKDHIHISLIGERTILVVIFDDRTTIGMVRLYAKEVSETLQEILANAGKKSEGPNLELDDEFSSSAEDKLDDIFQD; encoded by the coding sequence GTGACCCAGGAAAATCAGGTACTTTATGAGGAGGAGATCGAACAGATCGATAGGGTGCTAACCCGCCTGATTAAAGAAGCTGAAGCTAAATGCGCTCTCATGGTTGATAAGGACGGTCATCTGATAACTCGTCAGGGCTTTACCCACACTCTCGACACGACCGCATTAGCCGCTCTGCTGGCTGGAAGTTTTGCCTCAACCAAGGAAATTGCCAGATTGGTTGGAGAGCCTGAGTTTTCAGTTCTATTTCATCAGGGAAAAAAAGATCATATCCATATCTCGCTAATTGGCGAGCGCACAATCCTTGTGGTAATCTTCGATGACCGTACTACTATAGGCATGGTCAGATTATACGCCAAAGAAGTTAGCGAAACATTGCAAGAAATTTTAGCAAATGCCGGCAAGAAATCAGAAGGTCCAAACTTAGAGCTTGATGATGAATTCTCTTCATCTGCCGAGGACAAATTAGACGACATCTTTCAGGATTAA
- the pilB gene encoding type IV-A pilus assembly ATPase PilB, with protein sequence MAVEIGKMLVQAGKISEDQLSKALQMQENSEGRLGEILVKIGAIEDENIISEFVGKQLNIGALRLTDVELSPDIVKLIPQDIARKFNVIAVSKIGKSLIVAISNPNNIYVLDAIKFITGCNIQPVISPESVISKSIDNYYEDKGALDSIIAEIDDELEVVDVSEEEIAESDLQAQVQDKPLVKLVDSIIADAIRQGASDIHFECYEKRIRVRYRVDGTLQERAPIPFKYRPAIISRMKIMADLDISERRLPQDGRIKIKIKDRTVDLRVSVLPTIFGEKVVMRILDPKSLMVDLTKLGFPELALTNFKNAIESPYGMILVTGPTGSGKTTTLYSALKTLNKTDVNIMTAEDPVEFNFDGINQVLVKSRIGLTFAAALRSFLRQDPDIVMVGEIRDGETADIAIKAALTGHLVFSTLHTNDAPSTINRLIDMGTPPFLIGASTRLIMAQRMVKKICSYCKKEENITPEILEKLELTPDQSKNLKVYKGTGCNECHGTGYSGRTGIFEVMPISTAIEKMIIKGSSTAEIRAQAIKEGMKTLRAAALEKMANGIITLDQVIAQSISDD encoded by the coding sequence ATGGCTGTTGAAATCGGCAAAATGCTGGTCCAAGCTGGTAAAATTAGCGAAGACCAGCTTAGTAAAGCTCTGCAAATGCAGGAAAACTCTGAGGGCAGACTTGGTGAAATTCTTGTAAAAATTGGCGCCATAGAGGACGAAAACATAATAAGCGAGTTTGTGGGCAAACAACTTAATATCGGCGCCCTCAGACTTACCGATGTGGAATTAAGTCCCGATATTGTAAAGCTTATTCCTCAAGATATTGCCCGTAAGTTTAATGTTATAGCTGTATCTAAAATCGGCAAATCATTAATTGTCGCTATTTCCAATCCTAATAATATTTATGTGCTTGACGCTATCAAGTTTATTACCGGCTGCAATATTCAGCCCGTCATTTCTCCCGAATCTGTCATATCAAAATCTATTGATAACTATTATGAGGATAAAGGAGCGCTGGATTCTATTATCGCTGAAATAGATGATGAACTTGAAGTAGTCGATGTTTCCGAGGAAGAAATAGCAGAAAGCGACCTTCAGGCACAGGTTCAGGATAAGCCGTTAGTCAAACTTGTCGATTCTATTATCGCTGACGCAATCAGGCAGGGAGCATCTGATATTCATTTTGAATGCTATGAAAAGAGAATCCGGGTGCGCTACAGAGTAGATGGCACCCTTCAGGAACGAGCGCCCATTCCATTTAAATACCGCCCCGCTATTATATCCCGTATGAAAATCATGGCCGATTTGGATATCTCCGAACGTCGGCTGCCTCAGGATGGCCGCATTAAAATAAAAATCAAGGATAGAACCGTTGATCTGCGTGTTTCGGTATTGCCTACGATTTTCGGGGAAAAAGTAGTAATGAGAATTCTTGACCCCAAATCGCTAATGGTAGATTTGACGAAACTTGGCTTCCCTGAATTAGCATTGACTAATTTTAAAAATGCTATTGAGTCGCCCTACGGAATGATACTGGTAACCGGACCAACAGGTTCAGGTAAGACCACAACATTATATTCAGCCCTTAAAACATTGAATAAAACGGATGTTAATATTATGACCGCCGAAGACCCGGTGGAATTTAATTTTGACGGCATTAATCAAGTGCTTGTGAAAAGCCGTATCGGCTTAACTTTTGCCGCGGCACTGCGCTCATTTTTAAGGCAAGACCCGGATATAGTTATGGTAGGTGAGATTCGTGACGGCGAAACAGCGGATATCGCCATTAAAGCGGCGCTGACAGGACACTTGGTTTTCTCGACGCTTCACACTAATGATGCCCCCTCAACAATCAACCGCCTTATAGATATGGGCACGCCCCCATTTCTTATCGGTGCTTCCACAAGGTTGATTATGGCGCAAAGAATGGTAAAAAAAATCTGTTCATACTGTAAAAAAGAAGAAAATATTACTCCTGAAATATTGGAAAAACTCGAATTAACGCCTGATCAGTCGAAAAACTTAAAAGTTTATAAAGGCACCGGCTGTAATGAGTGCCACGGCACCGGTTATTCAGGCAGAACCGGTATTTTCGAGGTTATGCCGATATCGACAGCTATTGAAAAGATGATTATTAAGGGATCGTCAACCGCTGAGATAAGAGCACAAGCTATAAAAGAAGGAATGAAAACTTTGAGAGCGGCAGCTTTAGAAAAAATGGCAAACGGAATAATTACTTTAGACCAGGTGATAGCTCAGTCAATATCCGACGATTAA
- a CDS encoding type IV pilus twitching motility protein PilT, with the protein MSLRELLEFMVKNNASDLHITVGVPPIIRIDGKIVKTDNENLTPEDTKKLAYSIMNEKQRLKFEENSELDLSFGIEQLSRFRCNVFMQRGNVAMAIRQIPHRVPTFEELGIPKQIVELANMPRGLVLVTGPTGSGKSTTLAALIDKINNEQQKHIITVEDPIEYLHRHKNCIINQREVHSDTKTFASSLKYALRQDPDVILIGEMRDLETMEAALIISETGHLAFATLHTNSAAEAVNRIIDVFPTTQQEQVRVQLSFVIQAVVTQQLIPKIGGGRVLALEILIATPALRAVIRDDKIHQVYSLMQAGQKFGMRTMNQSLYELYTNRKITINDAVSHSTAPIELEEMINKKVPVKGNKVSMT; encoded by the coding sequence CTGTCTCTAAGAGAATTACTTGAATTCATGGTAAAAAATAACGCTTCCGACCTTCATATTACTGTCGGGGTGCCTCCGATTATCAGGATCGATGGCAAAATTGTTAAGACCGATAATGAGAACCTGACCCCTGAAGATACCAAAAAACTTGCCTATAGCATAATGAACGAAAAACAACGCCTGAAATTCGAGGAAAATTCCGAACTCGATTTATCATTTGGAATTGAACAATTATCGCGTTTTCGATGTAATGTCTTCATGCAGCGCGGTAATGTGGCTATGGCTATCCGCCAAATCCCCCATCGAGTGCCAACCTTTGAGGAATTGGGTATCCCCAAACAAATTGTAGAATTAGCAAATATGCCGCGCGGACTCGTTTTAGTAACAGGCCCAACCGGCTCCGGCAAATCGACAACATTGGCCGCATTGATTGATAAAATAAATAATGAACAGCAAAAGCATATCATTACAGTCGAAGACCCAATCGAATATCTCCATCGTCACAAAAACTGCATAATCAATCAGCGGGAAGTGCATTCGGATACTAAAACATTTGCTTCCTCATTGAAATATGCTCTTCGTCAGGACCCGGATGTAATTCTTATTGGAGAGATGCGCGATCTCGAAACAATGGAAGCGGCTTTAATAATTTCCGAAACCGGCCACCTTGCTTTTGCAACACTGCATACAAATTCGGCGGCTGAGGCGGTGAACCGCATCATCGATGTGTTTCCTACTACTCAACAGGAGCAAGTGCGAGTCCAGCTTTCGTTTGTAATACAGGCTGTCGTTACCCAGCAATTGATACCAAAGATTGGCGGCGGCAGAGTGCTTGCCCTTGAAATCCTAATTGCGACACCAGCTTTAAGGGCGGTAATAAGAGATGATAAAATTCATCAAGTATACAGCCTTATGCAGGCCGGACAAAAATTCGGAATGAGAACAATGAATCAATCGCTGTATGAGCTTTATACGAATCGAAAAATCACAATCAATGATGCAGTAAGCCATTCGACCGCTCCGATTGAACTTGAAGAAATGATTAATAAAAAGGTTCCGGTTAAAGGGAATAAAGTCAGTATGACTTGA
- a CDS encoding MBL fold metallo-hydrolase encodes MKLGDIEIISIVENRFKLDAGAMFGVIPKVIWSRMVTADDYNRIPLDINPLIVKTDSETLLVDSGFGDILSAKFEKIFGLENPTQLDSELKKNNIAPEAITGVIFTHMHADHALGALKHSPDGELQLRFPKAKYYVQRREWQDAMNPNERTAATYLVNKLRLFEESGRLELLDGDTELFPHITIKLIGGHTPGMQGVIIDGDGQHIIYPSDILPLRYNIKIPYVSAVDLDPTATINQKRWLHEKMLKEDWILAFDHDIEFKFARLKADEKGKITLEKVDG; translated from the coding sequence ATGAAACTTGGTGATATTGAAATTATCTCGATAGTTGAAAACCGGTTTAAACTTGATGCCGGGGCGATGTTTGGAGTCATTCCCAAAGTCATCTGGAGCAGGATGGTAACTGCCGATGATTACAACCGAATTCCGCTGGATATCAATCCGCTGATTGTAAAAACCGACAGCGAAACCCTGCTTGTCGATTCCGGTTTCGGCGATATACTCAGCGCTAAATTTGAAAAGATTTTCGGCTTGGAAAATCCCACTCAATTAGACAGCGAACTCAAGAAAAATAATATCGCGCCGGAGGCTATAACCGGTGTAATATTCACTCACATGCATGCTGACCATGCTCTTGGCGCGTTAAAACACAGCCCGGATGGCGAACTACAGCTCCGCTTTCCTAAGGCGAAATACTATGTCCAGAGACGTGAATGGCAGGATGCCATGAACCCCAACGAGCGAACGGCGGCAACTTATTTAGTAAACAAGCTCAGGCTTTTCGAGGAATCCGGCAGGCTGGAGCTATTGGATGGCGATACCGAGCTTTTCCCGCATATTACAATCAAGCTTATAGGCGGCCATACTCCCGGTATGCAGGGTGTCATTATCGATGGCGATGGCCAGCATATAATTTACCCCAGCGATATTTTACCGCTTCGGTACAACATTAAAATCCCGTACGTATCGGCAGTCGATCTTGACCCTACAGCGACTATAAATCAGAAACGCTGGCTGCATGAGAAGATGCTTAAAGAGGATTGGATTCTGGCATTTGATCATGATATTGAGTTTAAATTCGCCAGATTAAAAGCTGATGAGAAAGGAAAAATCACTCTGGAAAAAGTTGACGGATAA
- a CDS encoding PAS domain-containing protein has protein sequence MFEKFIPSFTSTELRGRIFWILSLRLIIYGLLFTAFVMFLHSNEFIYRTLIIYGILAIGFLVYISVFKYKPHEYWLKIIIGTQIIFEFFIESVLVNQIGGNFSPLLILFILSIVSATIIYGLWGTLIAATIAGLFYALPILYDFSKLFPGIFASAQLTRLGFSSDEAFYTIFLHLCLFYLIAFIAGYAAERQIFASRELRKIKLETDEILENMSSGMITVDRLGRLRYFNKTAGEILEINPDLARNASGKSIFLKKFPELYYKIDLAMTTGYVETRGEIEIKVDNKITPLGISTSVLKDENNVIRGVIVVFQNLAEVKQMEKRLRDADRMATIGELSAGIAHEIRNPLAAISGSVEVLKISLKPDDKQNLKLLGLIIKESVRLNNIITEFLRFARITGKPEIRTDIVPVIDELIVLAGTHPDVGEEITIDYHHPKSTVYARGGPDLYKQMLWNLILNSAQAIEGKKGKISIFCTQHIEQSGRVWAKITVSDNGTGIPPSMRDKIFNPFFSNKSDGTGLGLAIVARIVDTLDGKIKFDTSDNGTCFYMYIPANIERIGDSKKQPLLSAT, from the coding sequence ATGTTTGAAAAATTCATTCCATCATTTACTTCAACAGAATTGCGCGGACGAATCTTCTGGATATTATCATTAAGGCTTATAATATACGGTCTTCTCTTTACGGCTTTTGTGATGTTCCTTCACTCAAATGAATTCATCTATAGAACATTAATTATCTATGGCATACTTGCGATAGGTTTTTTAGTATATATTTCAGTTTTTAAATATAAACCGCATGAATATTGGTTGAAAATAATTATCGGCACCCAGATAATTTTTGAGTTTTTCATCGAATCAGTGCTTGTTAATCAAATTGGCGGTAATTTTTCACCATTGCTAATTCTATTTATATTATCGATTGTATCAGCCACGATTATTTACGGTTTATGGGGAACGCTTATAGCAGCTACAATCGCCGGTTTATTTTATGCCTTGCCGATACTTTATGATTTTTCGAAATTGTTTCCCGGTATATTTGCATCAGCTCAACTAACGCGATTGGGTTTCTCCTCGGATGAAGCTTTTTATACGATATTTTTACATCTATGCCTATTTTATTTGATTGCTTTTATCGCAGGCTATGCCGCCGAACGGCAAATTTTCGCCTCGAGGGAACTTCGCAAAATAAAACTGGAAACAGATGAAATTTTAGAGAATATGAGTTCGGGAATGATTACAGTGGATAGGCTCGGTCGGTTAAGATATTTTAACAAAACAGCGGGAGAAATACTTGAAATAAATCCCGATTTAGCCCGGAATGCCTCCGGCAAATCGATATTCTTAAAAAAATTCCCGGAATTATACTATAAAATCGATTTGGCTATGACAACCGGATATGTTGAAACGAGGGGTGAAATTGAAATAAAAGTGGATAATAAAATAACTCCGCTGGGTATTTCCACTTCAGTCCTAAAAGATGAAAACAATGTTATACGAGGTGTGATTGTCGTTTTCCAAAATTTAGCTGAGGTAAAACAGATGGAGAAACGGCTCAGGGATGCCGACAGAATGGCGACTATCGGAGAATTATCCGCCGGTATCGCTCATGAAATAAGAAACCCACTGGCTGCAATTTCAGGTTCGGTCGAGGTTCTAAAAATTTCTCTTAAACCGGATGATAAACAGAACTTGAAACTGCTGGGGTTGATAATTAAAGAAAGCGTCAGGCTGAATAATATCATAACCGAGTTCTTAAGATTTGCCCGTATTACCGGAAAGCCGGAGATAAGAACTGATATTGTGCCGGTAATTGATGAATTAATAGTCTTAGCCGGAACCCATCCGGATGTCGGCGAGGAAATTACCATTGATTATCATCATCCCAAAAGCACAGTATATGCCAGGGGCGGCCCTGATTTATACAAGCAGATGCTCTGGAACCTGATATTAAACAGCGCTCAGGCTATCGAGGGCAAAAAGGGTAAAATATCGATATTCTGTACTCAACATATTGAACAAAGCGGCAGGGTTTGGGCAAAAATTACTGTCAGTGATAATGGAACAGGTATTCCGCCGAGTATGCGGGATAAAATATTCAACCCGTTCTTTTCAAATAAATCTGATGGTACCGGTTTAGGCTTAGCGATTGTGGCGCGCATAGTAGACACTTTGGATGGCAAGATTAAATTCGATACCAGCGACAATGGAACCTGTTTTTATATGTATATTCCTGCAAACATTGAAAGAATAGGGGATAGTAAAAAACAACCGCTTCTCTCTGCAACCTGA